One segment of Gemmatimonadota bacterium DNA contains the following:
- the feoB gene encoding ferrous iron transport protein B: MAETTNTYTARESVYDVLLVGNPNTGKTSVFNSLTGLRQKTGNYPGVTVEKKTGTVTGPDGGTLRLHDMPGMYSLTPKSLDDSIAREVLIGEADEELDIRLIVVVADASNLNRNLYLVTQLIDLGIPVAVAMNMMDNAVSSGIHIDLDALSEQLQVPIVPVVASRQQGIDELRRMMFDQIGPVDRDARTDGSTESARDAVSFAERFPRRRLLGGLLDEALAPAAAWFGEHTNLNEVAQASEALRVTSSDQALQTWMEGRQDPSCKEDLKRIVEQTRGRLDEMQVPWRMLETILRYDQIDDLYSRVVREDRDVQDSLSVRLDRAFTHRIAGPVIVLAVFALVFQSIFSWAEAPMTLIEDGIAALGAFVYQFLPAGMLRDLLVDGVIAGVGAVLVFLPQILFLFFFLALLEDTGYMARVAFIMDRFMKSMGLSGHSVMPLLSSFACAIPGIMATRTIKNWKDRLITIMIAPLMSCSARLPVYILLIGAFFPSMTILGVFTLQGLMLFSMYIFGIVVAIGAALVFKRLFMKDAVPTSFVMELPPYRRPSLKWVLLQMYERAKVFVTEAGQIILAISVVLWFLASYPQPDDYEAMSSRSRIQQSYAGQLGQLIEPAIEPLGFDWKVGIGLITSFVAREVLVSTMATIYNVEEADETSVDLRSSLQDDVDPETGERLYTPLVAVALMVFFALACQCMATVAIVKRETNGWKWPIVMVLYMTALAYVGSFVVYQGGRLLGFG; encoded by the coding sequence ATGGCCGAAACAACCAATACATACACGGCACGGGAATCCGTGTACGATGTACTCCTCGTCGGCAACCCGAATACCGGCAAGACGTCCGTATTCAATTCGTTGACCGGGCTCCGTCAGAAAACGGGCAACTATCCCGGCGTGACCGTGGAGAAGAAAACGGGCACCGTGACGGGTCCGGACGGCGGCACGCTTCGCCTGCACGACATGCCGGGGATGTACAGCCTTACCCCGAAGTCCCTCGACGACTCCATCGCCCGGGAGGTGCTGATCGGGGAGGCGGACGAGGAGCTGGACATCCGCCTCATCGTGGTCGTGGCGGACGCTTCGAACCTCAACCGGAACCTCTACCTGGTCACCCAGCTCATCGACCTCGGCATCCCCGTCGCCGTGGCCATGAACATGATGGACAACGCCGTCAGCAGCGGCATCCACATCGACCTGGACGCGCTTTCCGAACAACTGCAGGTCCCGATCGTTCCCGTGGTCGCTTCCCGCCAACAGGGCATAGACGAACTGAGACGGATGATGTTCGACCAGATCGGTCCGGTGGATCGGGATGCACGGACGGACGGTTCGACGGAGTCAGCCAGGGACGCGGTTTCCTTCGCCGAACGGTTTCCGCGGAGGCGGCTGCTGGGTGGTTTGCTCGACGAAGCGCTCGCCCCTGCGGCGGCGTGGTTCGGAGAACATACGAATCTGAACGAGGTGGCGCAGGCGTCGGAAGCGCTGCGCGTGACCTCGAGCGACCAGGCGCTGCAGACGTGGATGGAAGGCCGCCAGGATCCCTCTTGCAAGGAAGACCTGAAACGCATCGTGGAGCAGACGCGGGGCAGGCTGGACGAAATGCAGGTCCCGTGGCGCATGCTGGAGACCATCCTGCGGTATGACCAGATCGACGATCTCTATTCCAGGGTCGTGCGGGAGGATCGGGATGTCCAGGACAGCCTGAGTGTCCGGCTGGACCGCGCTTTCACCCACCGGATTGCCGGTCCGGTCATCGTCCTGGCCGTGTTCGCGCTGGTCTTCCAGTCCATATTTTCCTGGGCCGAAGCGCCCATGACGCTTATCGAGGACGGGATCGCCGCCCTGGGTGCCTTCGTCTACCAGTTTCTGCCCGCCGGCATGCTGCGGGACCTGCTCGTGGATGGCGTCATCGCCGGCGTGGGCGCCGTGCTGGTCTTCCTCCCCCAGATCCTCTTCCTCTTCTTCTTCCTGGCGCTGCTCGAAGACACGGGCTACATGGCCCGCGTCGCCTTCATTATGGACCGGTTCATGAAGAGCATGGGCCTGTCCGGCCACTCGGTCATGCCGCTGCTTTCGTCATTTGCCTGTGCGATTCCCGGCATCATGGCGACCCGTACGATCAAGAACTGGAAAGACCGCCTCATCACCATCATGATCGCGCCGTTGATGAGCTGCAGCGCCCGTCTGCCTGTTTACATCCTGCTGATCGGCGCGTTCTTTCCGTCCATGACGATTCTGGGCGTGTTCACGCTGCAGGGGCTCATGCTGTTTTCCATGTACATATTCGGGATCGTCGTCGCCATCGGCGCCGCACTGGTCTTCAAGCGGTTATTCATGAAGGACGCCGTTCCCACGAGTTTCGTCATGGAACTGCCGCCCTACCGGCGTCCGTCCCTGAAGTGGGTGCTCCTGCAGATGTACGAACGGGCGAAGGTCTTCGTTACAGAAGCGGGCCAGATCATCCTTGCCATATCGGTCGTCCTCTGGTTTCTCGCCTCGTACCCGCAGCCCGACGACTATGAAGCCATGTCGTCTCGATCGCGCATACAGCAGAGCTACGCCGGACAGCTCGGCCAGTTGATCGAACCGGCCATCGAGCCGCTCGGGTTCGACTGGAAGGTGGGCATCGGCCTGATCACCTCCTTCGTCGCCCGGGAAGTGCTGGTGAGCACCATGGCCACGATCTACAATGTGGAGGAGGCCGACGAGACCTCGGTAGATCTCCGGTCATCGCTTCAGGACGATGTGGACCCGGAGACGGGCGAGCGGTTGTATACGCCACTGGTGGCGGTCGCGCTCATGGTCTTCTTCGCCCTGGCTTGCCAGTGCATGGCCACGGTCGCCATAGTGAAGCGGGAGACCAACGGCTGGAAATGGCCCATCGTCATGGTCCTGTACATGACGGCCCTGGCCTATGTGGGATCCTTCGTCGTTTACCAGGGGGGACGGCTCCTGGGATTCGGATAA
- a CDS encoding FeoA family protein, giving the protein MHSELFTNTTAQTIRLDELKPGEKGTIRQIKGTAGEEVHLMELGLLPGTTVELIKRAPMGDPIEIRVRSYHLSIRCSEARSVMVERG; this is encoded by the coding sequence ATGCACTCTGAACTCTTTACCAATACAACGGCGCAAACGATTCGCCTGGATGAACTGAAGCCCGGTGAAAAAGGAACGATCCGACAGATCAAGGGTACGGCGGGGGAAGAAGTTCACCTGATGGAACTGGGGCTGCTTCCCGGCACAACCGTCGAACTGATCAAACGTGCACCCATGGGCGACCCGATCGAGATTCGCGTACGGAGCTACCACCTGTCTATTCGTTGCTCGGAAGCCCGTTCGGTCATGGTGGAAAGAGGCTGA
- a CDS encoding FMN-binding protein, translating to MAFPECEIERRTIYLTKQQTTDAGGMARVELNSAIIYPYVALKEGRIAGVAYFDNHIVRTLDETIMVAIDPDDRVHRVELLVFNEPPEYIPPDAWYRLFPGQRLDDHLAVNRGIRGILGATLTTRSTTDAVRRMLAIHHVIKDQLER from the coding sequence ATGGCATTCCCGGAATGCGAAATAGAGCGGCGGACGATTTACCTGACGAAGCAGCAGACAACCGATGCCGGCGGAATGGCACGGGTGGAACTGAACAGTGCAATCATTTACCCCTACGTGGCGTTGAAGGAAGGCCGTATCGCCGGTGTCGCGTATTTCGACAATCATATCGTGCGGACACTGGATGAGACGATTATGGTGGCCATTGATCCGGACGACAGGGTGCATCGCGTGGAACTGCTGGTGTTCAATGAACCGCCCGAGTACATACCGCCGGATGCCTGGTATCGTTTGTTCCCGGGTCAGCGATTGGACGACCACCTCGCCGTGAACCGGGGAATACGCGGCATACTGGGTGCAACCTTAACGACGCGCAGCACCACCGACGCGGTACGGCGCATGCTGGCGATTCATCATGTTATCAAGGATCAACTGGAACGTTGA
- a CDS encoding FAD:protein FMN transferase, with product MIISLLLIPWLTLLPEDRPDPVRIERHLTLMGTTLVISVEARDRATALDASEKALAVLHQAERRLSTWTNDSELSRLNEAEVGRTVSLSPELAADLTEARRWWIATGGAFDPGIGKLTEIWGLRSGGKKPTRALLDRTADLPGLEALEMDGPTAARRHADLRIDEGGFGKGAGLDDAVRKLKETDATVAMINLGGQVALFGSGESVRFEVADPSDRQRVALTLTIDRGALATSGNSERGLVIGDRTYSHILDPNSGMPVPDFGSLTVWADDALAADCLSTGLYVLGPEKALDWAAEYTGIEVLVLESTDDGLNARATTGFRGRIDSGGSDVVLSFR from the coding sequence ATGATCATCAGCCTGTTACTCATACCCTGGTTAACCCTGCTGCCCGAAGACCGGCCGGACCCCGTGCGCATCGAGCGTCATCTGACCCTGATGGGTACTACGCTGGTGATCTCGGTCGAAGCTCGGGATCGGGCCACGGCCCTTGATGCGAGCGAAAAAGCGCTGGCGGTGCTGCATCAGGCGGAGCGGAGACTGTCGACCTGGACGAACGATTCCGAACTGTCTCGATTGAACGAAGCCGAGGTGGGGCGGACGGTGAGCCTGTCCCCCGAACTGGCTGCGGATCTGACCGAAGCCCGGCGGTGGTGGATCGCGACCGGCGGTGCTTTCGATCCCGGGATCGGGAAGCTCACGGAGATATGGGGCCTGCGGAGCGGCGGGAAGAAACCTACCCGCGCGCTGCTCGACCGGACGGCGGACTTGCCGGGGTTGGAGGCGCTGGAAATGGACGGGCCTACCGCCGCTCGGCGGCATGCCGACTTGCGCATTGACGAAGGTGGATTCGGTAAAGGCGCCGGCCTGGACGACGCCGTACGAAAACTGAAGGAGACGGATGCGACGGTCGCCATGATCAACCTGGGCGGACAGGTAGCCCTTTTCGGTTCCGGCGAATCCGTTCGTTTCGAGGTGGCGGATCCTTCGGACCGTCAACGCGTCGCCCTGACACTGACCATCGACCGGGGAGCACTGGCCACATCGGGGAACAGCGAGAGAGGTCTCGTGATCGGCGATCGGACCTATAGCCATATCCTTGACCCGAACAGCGGGATGCCCGTGCCGGATTTCGGTTCGCTGACCGTGTGGGCCGATGACGCCTTAGCGGCGGACTGCCTTTCGACCGGCCTTTACGTGCTCGGACCGGAGAAAGCCCTGGACTGGGCGGCGGAATACACAGGGATTGAAGTACTCGTCCTGGAATCTACAGATGATGGTCTGAACGCCCGCGCGACAACCGGATTCAGGGGCCGAATCGATTCAGGAGGATCGGATGTCGTCCTGTCCTTCCGCTAA
- a CDS encoding PepSY-associated TM helix domain-containing protein produces MFRKTIFWIHLSSGVVAGVVILIMSVTGVLLTFQSQIVDFANRDYSTVRPPHSGAERMDLDAVLSAVRNVETVTEPTSVTIRPDPDEAYVVRFGRAKTVFVDPYNGEVRGEGNIAVRDFLREIVYWHRWFAAEDENRAVARAVTGACNLAFFFLTITGLYIWWPRRWTFAAFKAVFLPNFKVKGKTRDFNWHNSFGIWCLPALFLISLSGVVISYRWAGNLVYTLTGTEPPQRTSQAAAEPEYPEEESAPSPFAPSESFLDAARKQVPEWAYITLNLQKEGAVTTTLTVSEMDNRIPLTRSTLTVSTSDAELVEWVPFTSLNMGRQIRTWLRWIHTGEAAGWFGQLIAGVASAGAVVLVWTGLSLAWRRLRRFNRTRQDRAYTTKDIPGESDEEPHFARTG; encoded by the coding sequence ATGTTTCGCAAAACCATTTTCTGGATCCATCTCTCCTCGGGTGTCGTCGCCGGCGTGGTCATTCTGATCATGTCCGTCACCGGCGTGCTGCTCACCTTCCAAAGCCAGATCGTCGACTTCGCCAACCGGGATTACTCCACGGTCCGCCCACCCCATTCGGGCGCGGAGCGCATGGATCTCGATGCGGTGCTGTCGGCGGTCCGGAACGTCGAAACCGTAACGGAACCCACCTCCGTCACCATCCGTCCCGATCCGGACGAGGCGTACGTCGTGCGATTCGGCCGAGCGAAAACCGTCTTCGTCGATCCTTATAACGGGGAGGTCCGGGGCGAAGGAAACATCGCCGTCCGCGATTTCCTGCGCGAGATTGTGTACTGGCACCGCTGGTTCGCCGCGGAGGACGAGAACAGGGCAGTCGCCCGCGCGGTTACGGGCGCCTGCAACCTGGCGTTCTTCTTCCTGACCATCACGGGACTTTACATCTGGTGGCCCCGCAGGTGGACCTTCGCTGCTTTTAAGGCGGTCTTCCTTCCAAACTTCAAAGTCAAGGGAAAGACCAGGGATTTCAACTGGCACAATTCCTTCGGCATCTGGTGCCTTCCCGCCCTCTTCCTGATCTCACTGAGCGGCGTGGTCATATCCTATCGTTGGGCCGGCAACCTGGTCTACACGCTCACGGGAACGGAACCCCCGCAACGGACTTCACAGGCCGCCGCGGAACCGGAATACCCGGAGGAGGAATCCGCGCCGTCCCCTTTCGCGCCGTCCGAGTCCTTTCTGGATGCGGCGCGGAAGCAGGTTCCAGAATGGGCGTACATCACCCTGAACCTGCAGAAAGAAGGCGCGGTAACCACCACACTGACCGTATCTGAAATGGACAATCGCATTCCGCTGACCCGATCGACCCTTACCGTATCTACGAGCGATGCGGAATTAGTCGAATGGGTACCCTTCACCAGCCTGAACATGGGACGGCAGATCCGCACATGGCTGCGCTGGATTCATACGGGCGAAGCGGCCGGTTGGTTCGGCCAGCTCATCGCAGGCGTGGCGTCGGCCGGCGCCGTGGTCCTGGTCTGGACGGGGCTTTCGCTGGCATGGCGGCGATTACGAAGGTTCAACAGAACCCGGCAAGACAGGGCATACACTACGAAGGATATACCAGGAGAATCCGATGAAGAACCACACTTTGCTCGCACAGGATGA